CGCGTGGAACTGTTTGGCTCCACGTCGGAACTCCTTGCCCGCCCTGCCAAGATTTCCGCCGAAAGCTGCCTTGTTCTCGATATTCGGCTGCCAGGCGTCAGCGGCCTTGATTTCCAGAATCAACTCGCGAAACTAGGGAACAATATTCCCATCATCTTCATGACGGGCCACGGTGACGTTCCGATGTCGGTACGCGCGATGAAGGCAGGTGCGATTGACTTTCTAACCAAGCCGTTCCGGGACCAGGATATGCTTGATGCGGTCGCCAATGCGTTGACCCTGGATCGAGCTCGCCGGGCCAGCGATGACGCGCTGTCTGCACTGATGGCGCGGTATGAAAGTCTGACGGCTCGCGAGCGTGAGGTGATTGCCCTGGTAACCAGCGGCCTGATGAACAAGCAAATTGCGGGTAAGCTTGGTGTGAGCGAGATAACAGTTAAAATCCACCGCGGTCATCTGATGGAAAAAATGGCTGTTCGAACCCTTGCGGAACTGGTCAAGGCTTATGAGGCGCTTCGGCCAGTTTTGAACAAGTGATGCCGGAACCTAAACATGAGTATGATATCTTCTGGTCTCTGGGTGGTGCATTTGATCTAGAAACAGTCACATATTTTAGAAGGTTGCTGGTGTACCGTTCGAAATCCATAGCCGTCGTCGAGGACGACGCGTCGCTGCGCGACGCCATGGAGAATCTCATAAGCTCACATGGGCTCAATGTTTATACGTTTGTTTCCGCGGAATCATTTCTGGCCCAGAGGGATCATATAGAGATCGACTGCCTTATAACCGACGTGCAAATGGACGGAATGGGCGGGGTGGAGCTATTCCATATCCTCCTCAAAATTGGTGTCGTTACTCCAGTCATTTTCATTACGGCGTTCGAGGATGAACGAATTCACAAGAGGGTGATGGCCTCAGGCGCCAAGGGCTACTTCCGGAAACCTTTCGAAAGTCAGGCCATGATTGATTGCATAGATCAGGCACTGGCTATGTAGCCGTCGATCACGGAACGTTCGTGATAAGTTGCTCGGCCGGTTTATCAATCCGGGTATCAAATGCGAAATCGCCCCCGGACGCACCTGGAGCGATTTTGTACCTGACGGGTACCATGCCTCATGATCGCGAGGCACAGCTTGTTCGACGCATGGACTATCGTGTCTCGTGCATTCCGAAGAGATAGGTCGGGTTGGTGCTACCCTCATCCGACTCGCTATTGCGTTCAATACGGTCGAAATTCCGAGCAGTGTTACTAACGGTTTGCCCCCCGCGGGACGCGCGTGATCCGCCTGACTCGTGCGAAGCGTGTGATCCACCTCCATCGTGGGAGCCATGTGAACCACCCGAGGCTGCATAAGCGGTAGCGAATGGAGTAGAGATGAAAAGGGCGGCGATTGCCGTTCTGAAGATCAAAGAACGCATTTTTGGCGTCTCCAAAAGTATCGAGGACAGGGTTGGCGTCCTCTTTCTATAAGACCGTCCAGTTCCGTCGCGTCACGCTGGATATTCTCCATCGTCGGCGGTTCCCGGTCTGTTAATAAGTATATTACAGTAATTTTTCATTGCAAATTAATAAAAAGTAATATTTGTGATATTTATTGTGACACAATTCAGGTTATTCCGACAAAAACGTGAACAACCACCTTTCTTAGATCAAATTAATATTCATCCATATTTGATACTTGGTGAATGCTTTGATGTATTATCTGTATGTAACTCAAAATTACTACTTTTCTGACCGTCAGATGGCACGAATGCCTGAGACCCATAGCCCAATTGGTATCAATACAGGAAGAGAATGTATTGGCAGCAATGATGAAGACATTTTCGATCGGAATGGGCGATCGTATCCGTTCGCCTGGAGCTTCAGCAATTGATCCTCTGATCAAACGCCAGCAACGGTTCCGGCATTGACGCGGACTTTACTGCCTTCCTCCAGTTGCACTGGGGGATTTCGAATTACTACGTCGCCTTCCTTGAGGCCGTCCGTGATTTCGATGGTTGTTCCCATATCTCTCACCACAGATATTTTTTTTATGTGAACAATGCCATTCTCAACGACGGCCACCTGCAATCCATCTGCATTGAAGATGAGGGCGTCAGAGGGTACCGAAAGGCTTGGCGACTTCAGCGGAATTTGAAGCTGCACAGTGCAATAGATGCCGGGCGTCAGCAGGCCGTCAGGATTGGGCACGTCGATCTCGGTTAGCAAAGTGCGGGTGCCAGGCTGCAACGAATCGGCAATTCGGGTTACCGTTCCAGAAAAAATGCGGCCCGGGATCTCGGGAACCTCAACGCTGGCCTTGTCGCCGGGACTAACGCCGAACGCTGCATCCTGTGGCACGAACACTTGCGTGCGGATCACGTCTCCCTGCATGATGGCGAACATGAAAGTGCCAGTGGTCGTATCCGCCTGTACAAGGCTGCCTTTATCAATATTGCGCTGGGTGATGATACCATCGAAGGGTGCGATGACCCGCTGATAAAGCTTTTGTTGATTAAGCACCTCAAGTTGATCTTGCTGTGCCTTCACATTGGCTTGTGCGACACCCACCGTTGCCTGTTGGGCCTTCAGGGTCTGGACGTCGATGGTACCCTGCTGCTGCGTTATCCAGCCCTTGGCGACCAGCGGCTTGTCGCGATCCCATGTGACCTGTGCGAGGTCTGAATTGGCCTGTGCCTGTTTCAAAGCTGCCTGGAGCTGGCCCAAAGTGGCTTCAGCTTCGAGAATTTGATCATCGAGTTCCGGCACGGCGATCGTGGCGAGGAGTTGGCCCTTCTTTACGTGATCGCCTATATCTGCTTCGCGTTCTTCGATATAGCCACTGGCTCGGGCAAAAATTTCGACGTCGTCGAAAGCCGAGGTG
This window of the Phyllobacterium zundukense genome carries:
- a CDS encoding efflux RND transporter periplasmic adaptor subunit, producing MLCFGAWGYHSRAEEVNATADQLRNFVPSVHVIEIKPSADTINVSLPATTSAFDDVEIFARASGYIEEREADIGDHVKKGQLLATIAVPELDDQILEAEATLGQLQAALKQAQANSDLAQVTWDRDKPLVAKGWITQQQGTIDVQTLKAQQATVGVAQANVKAQQDQLEVLNQQKLYQRVIAPFDGIITQRNIDKGSLVQADTTTGTFMFAIMQGDVIRTQVFVPQDAAFGVSPGDKASVEVPEIPGRIFSGTVTRIADSLQPGTRTLLTEIDVPNPDGLLTPGIYCTVQLQIPLKSPSLSVPSDALIFNADGLQVAVVENGIVHIKKISVVRDMGTTIEITDGLKEGDVVIRNPPVQLEEGSKVRVNAGTVAGV
- a CDS encoding response regulator transcription factor; this translates as MPEPKHEYDIFWSLGGAFDLETVTYFRRLLVYRSKSIAVVEDDASLRDAMENLISSHGLNVYTFVSAESFLAQRDHIEIDCLITDVQMDGMGGVELFHILLKIGVVTPVIFITAFEDERIHKRVMASGAKGYFRKPFESQAMIDCIDQALAM
- a CDS encoding response regulator transcription factor, translated to MMAGLTTPIVFIVDDDQHLREALGNLFASVGMRVELFGSTSELLARPAKISAESCLVLDIRLPGVSGLDFQNQLAKLGNNIPIIFMTGHGDVPMSVRAMKAGAIDFLTKPFRDQDMLDAVANALTLDRARRASDDALSALMARYESLTAREREVIALVTSGLMNKQIAGKLGVSEITVKIHRGHLMEKMAVRTLAELVKAYEALRPVLNK